The genomic segment ATGGAAATACGTTAATAATGGGACTGTTTAATAGCACAAGATAATCTGAAGTGTTGACCAATTGTGTAAGTTAATAATACCACCTCAGGAATTAGCTTGGCTTTTGGAACATGTGCCCCCAAAGAGTACATGCGATTCCACATAATATTTTACAGCTAAACATACCTTGTTTATAATGATAAATTGTTGATTTATGCTTTCGTGGTTGTACAGTTTGTTCCCATGTAACCCGTTTGTGTTTAATATTTTACCAGGTTTCTTGTATTTATTCCACTTCATTATTATGCCTGTAATGTGCAGCTTTGTAATTAGGCACTTgcctacagaaaagaaaaaaaaaaataattcccacatttttttccttcataattAATGATTATAAACTATGTAAAACCACTAGTACTGGTACATTTTAATACTTGTTATTTTGTACTGAATTAACCATAGAGGTTGGTCGTGCAATGTTATTTAATGTCGTAATTACTGTAATATCAACATATGGGCCCCATCTGCACACTCTTGTGAAGAATAGAAAGTTCATTAAGAAAttgtcactttaaaaaaataaaaattaaaaaaaaaaaagctgtggtaAACTCTGTAACCCTAAGTTAGAAGGCTGTAAGTGTAGTAAATGTGCCATTCTCTAATGGCTTCTTGACCGAGATGGACTTTACATACTGTACTGTGATGTAGCTTTCCTCTGTAACAGTTATGTTCGGAAATGGACGTGTATTGTTGCCTTAGAAAAAGGGTGGTGTTTGGAAAGAAAGAACTGTAGccccttttctgcttttttttcttttttttatctgatGTTCATCGAAACAAAATCTGATGCAAGTCATCTTGATTCACTGGTGCACTCTATTAAAACTTACTTGAACAGTTCTCATACTAAAATACTTGTGGTTTGCCCTTTATCAATAATTTGTGATAATTACTACAGGTAGTGAAATAGTCCTAAAGGTGTCCAGGCTTCAGCGGGGTGTGAACTCGGGATTAGTATTCCATTGCTTCTCTGGTCTTACGCCCTCCAGAAGGAAGGGGCTGTGGTTTAGCACTTCTTAGAAAGGGATCTGCGGGAGCTTTTCCAGAAATTGGCTAGAAATCGGCCTTGGGAGGGGTTTGTGTGCCTGCTCAATTTACCCCTAAATACCCATGTTCAATTATCCTTGGAAATACACCACTGGAGCTAAACTGTGCTGTTAATCTGAGATCGTGTATGGCCCCAGTCGTGAAACAAAACCTCTTGCCTTTTCCAAAggttcagtgaaaaaaatatagGTCATACTGTGAGTCACTAGATCAAGTACTTAGGATTGCTTCCCTCTTTGCAGGCCTCGCTTTGACACGGCTAACTTTGCCCTAGATTGTCACTGGGTTTCAGTGCTTCATGTAACCAGAGCTGTGTTCGTGTCCCACAAAACAGAGGGCATTTCCAGAAGACAGAGGTAACATTTTACTTCATCTCTCTTGTGAACCACGGCTCTCCAAAGTGCTCCTTTAATGTTTCTAGATACATTTTGCAGTTGGTGTTATTTCCAATGACTGTACTGACACTGGGCCATTGGCCTgactttcacatttcttttgccTTGCTGCGAGATGAACTGTGACCTACCTCCCACACTCTCTCTTGGTGATACACTAAGGGCTTCAGTGAGCGCCCAATCTCGATACCAGAGGTGTAGTTGCACCCAAATGCCTTGTTTGGCTCTCCTGTTCCTGCAGGAGCAAGATAGGAAGATCTGAGAAAAAGACTCACTCAGAAGTGCTTCTTAGCAAGCAGAGCATAGGGAGTATATCTACTGCATCCTTGGGGTTTTGGGTCCCTTGTGCTACCTGGTTATGTACTTGATAATGTTTTAAGTTACTCCCTCGGTAATAATGTTTTAAGTTACTCCGTCGGTAAGAGCAGGATAAGAACATTTGCATCCAAAGTGCATCTTGACTTTCATgtgggaggggatcagggtggcATTTTATCAGCACAGCTTTAACTTGAGAAATCCAAAAGACGGTTAAATGCCACATCATGTTCTGCAGCGTCAGGAAGGGACAGGGGTGAGACAGGGATGTCTCAGGTCTTCAGAGGGCTTACGTATCAGATGGTAATTTCATGGCAGCTTTTCTAGGGGGTGTTTGGATTGGGGTTGGTGTTTTGCTTCACTGCTTTATTTAATACATACAGGTGCTTTCAAACTAAGCAGACCCCTTCTCATGCAGTCcaattttaaacattaaaatgtaTATAGGTCAAGGAAAGGACTACAAATGTTCACTCCTGCTTATGTGGATGTGACATAGTACTTGAGAACCAAGTGGTGTCATGCATGCCATATAGTTAGGAAGATAATAAAGTGCTATGACCTGGTAGACGTGAGATTTTTGATAGCTCGTCATACATGCCAGTGGTACCTTGGACCTCGTAATCTCAGAACATTGGCTTCCCGTGCTGCCACACAAATGCAGACAGTGCATGTCAACTGAAAGATGTCTTATCTGAGGCTCTGATTGCTGAACTCTGGAAAACAAAGTCATGAGACACAAACCCAGTCTGCAGGGAAAGGCCTGCCCCTCTTGAGAAGACAAACATCTTTCACTGCCCACCCTCTTGAGAAGACAAATCTTTCACTGTCTTTGCACTTCTCACTTAGGGGCAAAGTAATGGATCTATAAATAGAAAACTTAGATGTAAACATTTTTCCAAGGCCCAGAAAAATACttcatgcttttgttttttcaaaaattcCAAGGTAGTTTGATGTTAATAACATGAAAAATCTGATTTAACAGCTGTTACAGATTACAGGTATTTTATTTGTTGATGCTGCTATTGAATCAGTATCAAGCAATTACTTCATCCCTCAGACTAAGAAGGCAGAACATTAAAATCTACCGCAACGTAACACAGCACGCAGAATTTAACTCGCCTTGCTGCTTCAGGCTCCCTACTGTGATTATTGATAATATGGGTATTTGGGGCAGGACCTATGCATGCCATGCCATTTCCCTGTGGCTGCAGCGTCGAGAGTATACCTGCACTTCCAGGACATGGGCAAGTTTAGCTCTGGAAGGTGGTGGAGAGAATTGGGTGGCCCCAAACTGAGCCCTGTGCAGCCAGAGCCTGGCAGAAGGAGCTCAAAGGGCCATGTGTGGTCTGTGGTAGGTGTGTGCTTGGGACTGGGGCTTGGAGCATGAAATTCTGTCCTATGTTTGGGTTTCTACCTCAGCCTTCTGAACTTTAAAAACCAACAATGGTAAAAGGAGGGGTGACACCTTTTATACAAAATAGAGGAGGGGACAGAGGATTTTTCCTGCAATGATGGACCTGAGACAGTTACTGTTTTCCACCCTTCAGAGGACTGGACAAGCTGTTGCTTACACAGCTTTCTGACTGGAGCTGTGAGAATGGAGAAACACCATTCCTGGGTCAGCTAACTACACTGCAGGGTTTACTTGTTGAAGGGTAAGGGCGCATCTGAGAAAGGCACACATTCAACCCTTTGATCCTcggtaaaaaaaaatccacagtaCAGGATTAGTCTGCCCCCTTATTGCATCTGCTTGTGCAAAGTGGTTGCATACTGCTTGAATAAATTATATCGATCCCCCCTATAcaatttttgctttgcttgacCTGCCCCACCTACATGGACACCGCTTAGGAAGCGCAGATGTTTAACTGCAGCCCTTGCAGCTGCAGAGGCATGGAGCTGTCAGCCCCCTGCATCTGAGCAAAAACTACTCTGCAACTGCCTTTTCCTGAAGACTCCGGTACTTTCCCCTTGGCAGGGGTAGCCGAACAGAGCCCTGTATGCAGAAGGTGCTGTTCACCTGAGGAAACATCCGTAATAGATTTTGTGGAGGGACGGGAAAGGAGTGTGATCTCCTCAACCCGCCGCTGGGGTGGAGCGGTGAGTGCGGTGCCAGGGAAGGAGCTTTTTCACCACGGTGTTTCAGCAGTAGTCGCGACGTGCAGGCTGAAGCAGCCGGGCTGCAGCACGGGAGCAGCGTCCTCCCGTCCCACAGCTGACAGCAGGGAGGGACGGGACTCCCCCACGGGCCCCAAGCTTCCCCCAGCAACTACCCCCGCTGGCCTAGTAACGCAAGACAGTGTTTTCCGTAGCGGGGTCAGAGAGCTCGAGGCCGCAGCCCTAGCTGCCCCGGGCGGGTTTCCGCGGGCTCGGCGACTGCAGCCGGGGCCCCGCTTCCCTCAGGCGTCCCGCCCCGGGGAGGGGGCAGCGGCCGCCTCCGGCCACACCTGTGGCGCGGCTGCGGAGGAAGCGGCCGCGGCTCCGTGAGGGCCGGTCAGCGCCCGGCGGCACCATGACGGTGGGTGCGCGGCTGGGCGCCAAGGCGAGGGGCAGGTACTCCCGCCGCGGGCCCGGCGACGACCAGGTCTCTATCCTGCccggcgaggaggaggaggaggcggcggctgAGCGCAGCGCGGAGGTCCCGCGGCCGGCGGCGCTGAACGAGGAGGAGAGTGCTGGCTCCAGGAAAGTGCGCTTCGCCCTCCTGCCCGACTCCTACGAGCCGCTGCGGCCGCCGGAGGCCAGCAAAAAGCGGCCCTACGCGAAGCGGCTGAAGAAGTACGGCAAGgtgagggagggctggggggcagcagcagcggggCCCCGACGCCGGGCGGGGGGCAGCGGGCTCCGCGGGCAGCCGCGCCTCGGCACCCCCACCCACACCTCCGAGGGCCCCTCGGAAGCCCCTGCCCGTCCTTGGGGCATTCTGGGCACCAGCTCTACTCCCCGAGGCCGGGGTGAGCCCGCCGGCGGTCCGGCTCCGGGCGGGGAGGAGACGGTCCCGCCGGGGAAGGCACCGCGCCGACCCTCGCCTGGATCAAAGAGCTGAAAATCTGCCGTTTCGGAGTGAAACTGACACTAAGCTGATCCATGTGACGGGGGCTTTGGCTTTCCTTGTGCTGCATTTCCCTCAACGTCATTGCTTTGACACCATTCCTTAAAAGTTCCAGTTAATTGCACTACTCTGCGTTTTTATCACTCACTTCAGTGCCTGAAAGAAGGGTAATAACATCCCTCCAGTACCCTCGTTTCCCAGTTTACCCTCAGGGTATCCCCTGAAGAATCACTGaattgagtttaaaaaaaaaaaaaacaaaaaaccaaaaagaaacaagaccAAAAACCAAATCACAACAAGTTCTTCGTTGCGTAACTACCATTTTGGCCAAAATTgtctttttgctttcctgtgtgggaagtgccaggtcctgctgcctgatgagtttttattttttcccctccctggaGGGCGAGTGCCTTTGATTGCAAAAGTGCTATTGGGAAggatttgcttctttttctcttgttcatgGCACTTAAATCCAGCTAAGGCATGTCTTGCATATTCGTAGCAAAGAAACCAAAAATAGTTTATGTGTTAGCAGGAAAAACCTGTCTCGCATGGGGAATCTTTTCCTGCTGGATAGATTACAGGTTTTCAGTGAGACGTGATGTTCTGCTGCATTCTGTAAAAAACGATGGTTTTGGTAAAGATACGCTTGCCATGTCTGACATGCAGAAAATGCCAGTTAGCTTAGCAAAGTTACTTGCTTTTGAAATTCAGGGAGTTTACAGATGACAGCATAGTCATGAGCTGCCTCACAAGTACTGCTGTTTCATAAAGAGAGGGCTAGAATATTTCATTCTTTCGTGATCAGTTTGATACTTTGAGTTCTCAACAGTGTGGTTGTCTGAGTCACAGTAAACACATGTCGTATGAAGCAATCTCAAGTCCATCATCTTGATTTACACAGAGCAGTTTTGTGAGCGTGGTTCTGTCACAGCAGTTTGTCACGTTGCCGGTAGTGCTGTTGGTAAGAGCACAGACCACTTTTTGAATGTTGTGTATCCCCTTTTGCATCGGTCCAATGACATCGCCACAGGAACAGTTTTTGCCAGTTTGACTTTGGCAGTAAAGAAGAACTCGTGAAAGTTTTGGTGAGGTGCTGGTTAGGGAAGCTGCACAGGGGGCCCAAAGGAGGAATGACGGTGACTGGTGTGACGTGGTGAGACAGGGGCAAAGGTGGGAAGGGAAAGCCCTGCGTGTCTCCTCCTCTGTCCGCAGGCTCCATCCCCAGCCTCAAGctgcctttttattttgccGTCTTACGGAAACTTATATGAAGGGAGCTGGGAGTAAATACAGCAGAACTGAGCTATGCATGGCATCTTGACAGCCAAATGTTTTCATGTGCCGGTACCGCTGTAATCCATCTCGAAGGAATCCTGGGAATATAATAGATATTAACTAGATTCCACAGATTTGAAAGTGTATCCTCTGTTTCAATGTTTTTGATGTTACAAGAGGTGCTTTTGATCTCATCTCACAAGACCATTCGGTTTATTGTTATTCCTTCCAAAATGACCACATTGTGTTATTTCCCCAGCGGTGACCAGCcagatgagaaaaaactatCAGGAGCGGAAAGATTAGATTATTAGGTTAAGGTCATTGGTTTAAGTAGTCCGTATCAAGTTCTCTGTAATGCAGTACACAGATCAGTTTGTACACAGACGACTTCTTCAACTTTCACAGACACAAGAGTGGGTCAAAGCATTCTTcttctgaccaaaaaaaaaaatcttgttttgaCAAAAAGCAACAAAGTTTCCATAAAAGTATTCTCAGTGGCTCACCGCCTTCTTGTTCAGCACCAGCTTCAAATGCTTATGTACTTTTAGGAGTTACTAACATGCTGAAAACATGTATGTGTGGGAAAAACATCTCTCTCCAAACTAGGTGTGAAGTTAGACTAATTTTATTCTTGAATAGAAGCCCACATAAAGGCCTGGCTTCCTGTGGAGGCCGCATCCGTTTGGTTTAACTATACCCTGTGGGTGTGTGTTTCTATGTAAAAATAGATGGCAAAACATCGCTCCATAGCCGTGGGAGAGGTTCATTTGCTGGGTCGGTGATGTTAGCTATGGGGAGGACTTTACGTGAAGGCATTTGCCATCAcctctcttcttctttctgctttctcaccCCCTTTCCCTGTGTCTCTCGGCAGAACGTGGGCAAAGCTCTGCAGAAGGGATGCCGCTACCTGGtggtggggctgcagggactggCGGCTGCCTATTCCGCACCCTTTGGAGTGGCCACCCAGGTGGCCTCCTTCATCCGCTAGTGCAGCCCCACGCACCTTGCCGCTGTGGACCTCAGGCTGCCACCGCTGTCCTGGGACCACTTCTGAGACCTGCGCCCCACAAACCTCCTGGATGATCAGTGCCAGCCCCGAGCCCTTCCGCCAGCCCCTTTCCCAGCACCCAATACTCTTTTCTGAAAAAACTTCCAGTGCTTTATATAATCAGATTGGGTTGAAGAAACGTAAGGGTGAGGAAATAATCTTTGACTAATCGAGCTCAAGTTCACTCTCAGACGTGAGTGGGTTTTCCAGTGTGCCATGTGTGGAAGGGAGCTGAGGACAGATGGAAGAGCAAGTAGATGAGGGTGAGAGAAGTGAAAAGAGGATGAGGAAAGGGGGGgggaggagcagctgggggCAGCCAGATCTGAGTCTGGCCAGTGAGAGGAATTGCCAAAGCAGTGGAGGAAACAGATAACAAGGGATCAGGAAAAGGTAGTCTTTGGTTTTCTAAGGCTTTTTGTGTCACCTGCTCCAAGGGAGTTAAGATTATgaatatacttaaaaatatacttGGATATAAATGGACTGTGGTCTGAGACAGGGAGAACTTTGCTGCATCACAGTCGCTCATTTCAAACACTGGACATAATGAGCCTTTAAATCTGAAGACTGGTGTAATGATCCAGAAAGAAACTGAGGTGTGTTTGTCTTCTGATTTGGGACATTAAAGGTGCACTGTGATTAATATTTCAaacttttcttctgctgctatGAAatctgcatgtattttttttctactgagaaCACAGTTTATATCTGACCTACCTGATTCTGGAAGCTGGGGCATAAGAACACTGAGTTCTGTGGTGTTTCACCGGGCACAAAAAAAATGGATTACCAGCTGcatctgaaaaaagaaatatacacAGAGCATTTGGTGTAAGAATGTACAACTGTTTTGTGTAAGAAGAGGGTCACATAACCTTCCAGCTCCATCTTCATTTTCATATGTGGAAGTTGTAGCTAGAAGATGTCAACGTCAGATGGCTCAGCGATGCGATGCGGATGCAACAGCTTCAGTGGCGCACCTTCAGAGATCTCAATCTTGTATTGATGACACAGGAACAATGGGGTTTATGTGCCTTCAACATtctgtgggtttggggttttttaccaGTCTTCTGAGGTGGCAGTAAATTACTTCTGTGCTAGCACTTACTCTGTATTATACATCTTTCTAGGTTTGATAGCGTTTTTGTAATCAAGGAGTTGGcttacctggaaaaaaaaaacaatgttgtTCATTTGCTTCCTTTGTCTTTTTGAATGAAGGGGTTT from the Colius striatus isolate bColStr4 chromosome 2, bColStr4.1.hap1, whole genome shotgun sequence genome contains:
- the C2H1orf115 gene encoding required for drug-induced death protein 1, which encodes MTVGARLGAKARGRYSRRGPGDDQVSILPGEEEEEAAAERSAEVPRPAALNEEESAGSRKVRFALLPDSYEPLRPPEASKKRPYAKRLKKYGKNVGKALQKGCRYLVVGLQGLAAAYSAPFGVATQVASFIR